The following coding sequences are from one Anguilla anguilla isolate fAngAng1 chromosome 12, fAngAng1.pri, whole genome shotgun sequence window:
- the LOC118210403 gene encoding complement C1q and tumor necrosis factor-related protein 9-like encodes MDCNRGDGVCKPETTDPKPTGDRGDGPDDLKPGRTIAFTAKLDICNSYPTHKGPLRFTNVLVNEGGGYRPETGVFTCPVPGFYSFTVHVSTYGRAQFMISKNGQNVVSAYHSTLCDRKSQMASISSVIELSESDMVWVELWGSPRNDIFASQDNDTVFLGFRLG; translated from the exons ATGGACTGCAACCGAGGTGACGGTGTTTGCAAACCAG AAACAACAGACCCCAAGCCAACTGGAGATAGAGGTGATGGGCCTGACGACTTGAAACCAG GAAGGACCATTGCCTTCACTGCAAAGCTGGACATTTGCAACAGCTATCCAACCCACAAGGGGCCCCTGAGGTTCACAAACGTGCTGGTGAACGAGGGAGGCGGCTACAGACCCGAAACAGGTGTCTTCACTTGCCCAGTGCCCGGCTTTTACAGTTTCACTGTGCATGTGTCCACCTATGGGCGCGCACAATTTATGATCAGCAAGAATGGCCAGAATGTGGTCTCAGCTTATCACAGCACCTTATGTGATAGGAAGAGCCAAATGGCCAGTATCAGCAGCGTCATTGAGCTGTCAGAGAGTGACATGGTGTGGGTGGAGCTGTGGGGATCACCCCGAAATGACATCTTTGCCTCTCAAGACAACGACACCGTCTTCTTGGGGTTCCGTCTTGGGTAG
- the polr2i gene encoding DNA-directed RNA polymerase II subunit RPB9 has protein sequence MDLEGGNYEPGFVGIRFCQECNNMLYPKEDKENRILLYACRNCDYQQEADNSCIYVNKITHEVDELTQIIADVSQDPTLPRTEDHPCPKCGHKEAVFFQSHSMKAEDAMRLYYVCTAPHCGHRWTE, from the exons ATGGATTTGGAGGGGGGAAATTACGAGCCAGGATTCGTAGGTATTCGTTTCTGTCAAGAATG caacaaCATGTTGTATCCCAAAGAGGACAAAGAGAATCGCATCCTGCTTTACGCT tgtaggAATTGTGACTATCAGCAGGAAGCTGATAACAGCTGCATCTACGTGAACAAGATCACACATGAGGTTGA tgagctGACCCAGATCATTGCCGATGTTTCCCAGGACCCCACACTGCCCCGTACGGAAGACCATCCCTGTCCCAA GTGTGGCCACAAGGAGGCAGTGTTTTTCCAGTCTCACAGCATGAAAGCAGAG GACGCCATGCGCCTCTATTACGTGTGCACCGCCCCTCACTGCGGCCACCGCTGGACAGAGTGA
- the pglyrp5 gene encoding peptidoglycan recognition protein 5, protein MDRSIHTSDVSEQSGVADGNNTELTQGVCLRLVSRSQWGALAPVSQERLKGPAQKAIIHHTALWPCRSHQDCLAQLRYTQKLHMQDRDFHDIGYNFLVGVDGTVYEGRGWGIVGAHAKGNNYDSLGIAFMGNFNDETPSLAALSSTKQLLQRGVNLGYLQPAFTLLGHRDVAKTECPGNTLYEALWLLALH, encoded by the exons ATGGACCGATCGATCCACACATCAGACGTATCCGAGCAATCGGGAGTAGCAGACGGCAACAATACGG aacTGACACAAGGGGTATGTCTAAGGTTGGTGTCCCGCAGCCAATGGGGAGCCCTGGCACCTGTGAGTCAGGAGAGGCTAAAGGGCCCAGCCCAAAAAGCCATCATCCACCACACTgccctgtggccctgcaggagcCACCAAGATTGCCTGGCTCAGCTGAGGTACACACAGAAACTGCACATGCAGGACAGAGACTTCCATGACATTGGATATAA CTTCCTGGTTGGTGTAGATGGCACAGTGTATgaagggcggggctggggcatTGTTGGAGCTCATGCAAAAGGTAACAACTACGACTCCCTGGGCATCGCCTTCATGGGAAATTTCAATG ATGAAACTCCCAGTCTGGCTGCCTTGTCCTCCACTAAACAGCTGCTCCAGCGTGGGGTGAACCTTGGGTACCTGCAACCTGCATTTACACTACTGGGACATCGAGACGTGGCCAAGACAGAGTGTCCTGGGAACACACTGTATGAAGCATTGTGGCTCTTAGCCCTACACTGA
- the foxg1c gene encoding forkhead box protein G1c — MVREKSVAGEERRVKSREGSDEEREDKTDGDGGRKTKYEKPPFSYNALIMMAIRQSPERRLTLSGIYEFIMGNFPYYRDNKQGWQNSIRHNLSLNKCFVKVPRHYDDPGKGNYWMLDPSSDDVFIGGTTGKLRRRSSAASKAKLAIKRGTRLASATAAGLALTGSFYWPVAPFVTIQPTTQTHTGSALGYSSSYFGSHHTNYASTVLSQTSHHISAAAAGADRRLLQVTQESPFFGASGGLPRRHQMTSSASFASSALPCALSLPGPSFNLFPSQASYYYSHQIPHPTTLSTLSQEESSLPRASPGGHFVPGSNGSSDYIGTLCAEFPNYLPSNNHISSLNAILP, encoded by the coding sequence ATGGTGAGAGAGAAGTCGGTCGCCGGCGAAGAAAGGAGAGTAAAAAGCAGAGAAGGGAGtgatgaagagagagaagacaagACAGACGGCGATGGAGGGAGGAAAACCAAGTACGAGAAACCTCCGTTCAGCTACAATGCGCTGATAATGATGGCGATTCGCCAAAGTCCGGAGCGTCGGCTCACCCTCAGTGGCATTTACGAGTTCATCATGGGAAACTTCCCCTACTACCGTGATAATAAACAGGGTTGGCAAAACTCAATCCGCCACAATCTGAGCCTCAACAAGTGCTTCGTCAAAGTGCCCCGGCACTACGATGATCCTGGTAAAGGCAACTACTGGATGCTTGATCCTTCCAGTGACGACGTATTTATTGGTGGCACAACTGGGAAACTACGTCGACGATCCTCTGCCGCTTCCAAAGCAAAGCTTGCCATCAAAAGGGGCACTCGCCTAGCCTCCGCCACTGCAGCTGGGCTCGCATTAACCGGGTCATTTTATTGGCCTGTGGCACCTTTCGTTACTATCCAACCTacgacgcagacacacactggcTCAGCACTTGGGTATAGCTCCTCATATTTCGGGTCACATCACACTAACTATGCCTCCACCGTCTTGTCCCAGACCTCGCATCATATAAGTGCAGCGGCAGCAGGGGCCGACCGTCGCCTGTTGCAGGTCACCCAAGAGAGTCCGTTCTTCGGGGCGAGTGGCGGCCTCCCTCGACGCCACCAGATGACTTCTTCTGCATCGTTCGCCTCGTCCGCGCTGCCTTGCGCCTTGTCACTCCCAGGTCCTTCTTTTAACCTGTTTCCCAGCCAAGCCAGCTATTATTACTCACACCAAATACCCCACCCGACGACTCTCAGCACACTGTCCCAAGAAGAATCCTCGCTTCCGAGGGCCTCTCCTGGCGGGCACTTTGTGCCTGGAAGCAACGGATCCTCGGATTACATTGGGACGCTGTGTGCCGAGTTTCCCAATTATTTACCCTCAAACAATCATATAAGTTCTCTAAATGCTATTCTCCCGTAG
- the snrpd2 gene encoding small nuclear ribonucleoprotein Sm D2, whose product MSLLNKPKSEMTPEELQKREEEEFNTGPLSVLTQSVKNNTQVLINCRNNKKLLGRVKAFDRHCNMVLENVKEMWTEVPKSGKGKKKSKPVNKDRYISKMFLRGDSVIVVLRNPLITGK is encoded by the exons at GAGTCTGCTAAACAAGCCCAAGTCAGAGATGACTCCGGAGGAGCTGCAGAAACGAGAGGAGGAAGAATTTAACACCGGACCGCTGTCTGTGCTCACCCAGTCGGTCAAAAACAACACCCAAGTTCTCATTAACTGCCGCAACAACAAGAAGCTGTTGGGTCGCGTCAAAGCTTTCGACAG GCATTGCAACATGGTCCTGGAGAACGTGAAGGAGATGTGGACCGAGGTACCCAAGAGTGGCAAAGGAAAGAAGAAATCGAAGCCGGTCAACAAGGACCGCTACATCTCCAAGATGTTTTTGAGGGGCGATTCCGTCATCGTGGTGCTGAGGAACCCCCTCATCACTGGGAAATGA